Proteins from a genomic interval of Capsicum annuum cultivar UCD-10X-F1 chromosome 4, UCD10Xv1.1, whole genome shotgun sequence:
- the LOC107868082 gene encoding LOW QUALITY PROTEIN: chlorophyllide a oxygenase, chloroplastic-like (The sequence of the model RefSeq protein was modified relative to this genomic sequence to represent the inferred CDS: inserted 1 base in 1 codon; substituted 1 base at 1 genomic stop codon) has protein sequence MTVIATAAAISLSLPFSFCRSTKSYTRKFVKGSFGVFAVYGEEGGIPDKKDSWLALFNVEEPRTKVPQSKGKFLDANQAVEVVRYDLQYCDWRARQDVLTIMLLHEKVIEVLNPLARDYKSIGTMKNKLAELQEELSLDHNQVHISEARVSAALDKLAYMEELVDDRLLQERSTAXSECSSSFASTSTGLLDTVKSKQPRRTLNVSGPVQYYNSHLKNFWYPVVFSADLKDDTMLPIDCFEQSWVIFRGTDGESGCVQNTCAHRACPLDLGSVNEGRIQCPYHGWEYSTDGKCEKMPSTRLLNVKIKALPCFEQEGMIWIWPGNDPPAATLPSLLPPSGFQIHAEIVMELPVEHGLLLDNLLDLAHAPFTHTSTFAKGWSVPSLVKFLTPASXLQGYWDLYPIDMEFRPPCLVLSTIGISKPGKLEGQSTRQCSTHLHQLHVCLPASRQKTRFLYRMSLDFAPLLKHIPFMQYVWRHFAEQVLNEDLWLVLGQQDRMLNGANIWNLPMSYDKLGVRYRIWRDAVDSGAKQLPFSK, from the exons TTTGTCAAAGGCAGCTTTGGAGTATTTGCAGTGTATGGGGAGGAGGGTGGGATTCCAGATAAGAAAGATTCCTGGTTGGCACTCTTCAATGTGGAAGAGCCTAGGACTAAAGTTCCACAAAGTAAAGGCAAGTTCTTGGATGCAAATCAAGCTGTAGAAGTTGTTAGATATGATCTACAATACTGTGATTGGAGAGCTCGGCAAGATGTACTTACTATAATGCTCCTACACGAAAAG GTCATAGAAGTCTTAAACCCTCTAGCACGTGATTACAAATCTATTGGAACCATGAAGAACAAACTTGCAGAGTTGCAAGAAGAACTTTCTCTGGACCACAACCAG GTACATATATCTGAGGCCCGGGTTTCTGCTGCTTTAGATAAGCTAGCTTACATGGAAGAGTTGGTTGACGATAGGCTTCTGCAAGAGAGAAGTACAGCATAATCAGAATGCTCGTCTTCCTTCGCCAGCACGTCAACAGGGTTATTAGACACTGTTAAAAGCAAGCAACCTCGAAGAACGCTGAATGTGTCAGGTCCTGTCCAATATTACAATTCCCATCTGAAGAACTTTTGGTACCCTGTTGTGTTCTCTGCAGATCTCAAGGATGACACCATG TTACCAATTGATTGCTTTGAGCAATCATGGGTGATCTTTCGTGGGACTGATGGAGAATCTGGATGTGTACAGAATACATGTGCACATAGAGCCTGCCCCCTTGATCTTGGCTCAGTGAATGAGGGTCGCATCCAATGCCCTTATCATG GATGGGAATATTCTACTGATGGGAAGTGTGAGAAAATGCCATCTACAAGATTACTGAATGTAAAGATCAAAGCACTGCCCTGCTTTGAGCAAGAGGGAATGATATGGATTTGGCCAGGAAATGATCCACCTGCAGCTACTCTTCCTTCTTTACTTCCGCCTTCTGGATTTCAAATCCATGCAGAG ATAGTGATGGAACTTCCGGTGGAACATGGACTACTTTTAGACAATCTTTTGGATCTTGCACATGCCCCTTTCACTCATACATCAACCTTTGCTAAAGGATGGAGTGTCCCAAG cTTGGTAAAGTTTTTGACTCCTGCAT GTCTGCAAGGATATTGGGATCTGTATCCAATAGATATGGAATTTAGACCACCTTGTTTAGTCTTATCCACCATTGGAATCTCAAAGCCGGGCAAATTGGAGGGACAGAGCACCAGGCAGTGTTCTACTCACCTTCATCAACTTCATGTTTGCTTACCTGCATCACGACAGAAGACACGGTTTTTATATAGAATGTCACTGGATTTTGCTCCCCTGCTGAAACACATTCCCTTCATGCAGTATGTTTGGAGACATTTTGCTGAGCAG GTTTTAAATGAAGACCTATGGCTTGTGCTTGGCCAGCAGGATCGCATGCTCAATGGGGCCAATATTTGGAACCTTCCAATGTCTTACGATAAGCTAGGTGTCAGGTATAGAATATGGAGAGATGCTGTAGATAGTGGAGCAAAGCAGCTACCATTCAGCAAATGA